One Cryptomeria japonica chromosome 9, Sugi_1.0, whole genome shotgun sequence genomic window carries:
- the LOC131068846 gene encoding LOB domain-containing protein 24-like, translated as MAPSACAACRSQRKKCSDECLLAPHFPSDDLQKFGLVQKVYGFNNVLKMLKDVKAEQRADVVKSLVYEATARMEDPVYGCTREIHQLQKRIAEQESKLAATQAELLDMRFEHHNFVSLPTICDEVDQMLFCEPLWEVQI; from the exons ATGGCACCTTCGGCGTGTGCAGCTTGTCGATCACAGCGCAAAAAATGTTCGGATGAATGTTTGCTGGCTCCTCATTTTCCTTCCGATGACCTTCAAAAGTTTGGGCTCGTACAGAAAGTGTACGGATTCAACAATGTCCTGAAAATGCTTAAA GATGTTAAAGCTGAGCAAAGAGCAGATGTAGTGAAGAGTTTGGTGTATGAAGCGACTGCCAGAATGGAGGACCCTGTTTATGGGTGTACTAGAGAGATCCATCAACTGCAGAAGCGGATTGCTGAGCAGGAGTCCAAGTTGGCAGCCACGCAAGCAGAGCTCCTGGATATGCGTTTTGAACATCACAATTTTGTTTCCCTTCCCACCATTTGTGACGAGGTGGATCAAATGCTGTTTTGTGAACCGCTATGGGAAGTGCAAATTTAA